A genomic region of Gemmata massiliana contains the following coding sequences:
- a CDS encoding SdrD B-like domain-containing protein, whose protein sequence is MTPTWKTFLSRLHSTISGTGRRPIRTRRPRALAIEQLEDRLVPAFALQFSTNGGATFSAPVTDQGVGDTDALVGTIGVNIGAVTIAASSLGSTGTASTTLNLSVTGVAAASAHDIIVRASLSDLTTTPAPQTLVYSFTGSTPSGGTVTSQTWVDDNNALFGMTGDTTGAKTIPASGSLVVSDTVPYSATTQIHLVFKNTFPINLSLNNLNTITASPEQKAEIHGTKFEDVNGNGVRESSEAGLQGWTIQLLDTNDNVLATTLTAVDGSYSFTNLTPGIYRVREVNQAGWTQITANPGDIGTVSGSNITGVDFGNFKNITIAGTKYTDITGNSFSSDDTPLAGITVNLFKNGALVATTTTATDGTYSFANQGPGNYFVQELVPTGYQQTGGNAGYTIVATSGLVSNNNNFDNFQLAKITGKKVNDLTGDGLSSDDTGLGGVTVNLYKDNASGVLVASTTTAADGTYSFDNLAPGTYFVQELVPAGSVQTAGNAGYTVTVGGTGVQSGGTATGNDFANFKQVTITGTKFTDITGNSFSSDDTPRAGVTINLYQNGNFVTSTVTGADGTYKFENLGPGTYFVQELVPAGATQTGGNAGYTIAATSGLVSNNNNFDNFYHGQITGKKVTDLTGNGLTSDDTGLGGVTVNLYKATSTLTLIASTVTAADGTYSFGDLDLGTYFVQELVPSGYVQTGGNTGYTITVGPGGVVSGGTSSGNDFANFQKGSITGTKYTDITGNGLSGDDTELGGVTINLYSGNSTAGTLVASTVTAANGTYSFGDLAPGTYFVQELVPAGATQTAGSAGYVVVIGQGGVGSGGTSSGNNFANFYRGQITGTKYTDVTGNGITGDDTGLGGVTINLYKDNASGALIATTTTASDGTYSFGNLDLGTYFVQEIVPAGSTQTAGIAGYTITVGSGGVASGGTATGNNFANFKNITIAGTKYTDITGNSFSSDDTPLAGITVNLFKNGALVATTTTATDGTYSFANQGPGNYFVQELVPTGYQQTGGNAGYTIVATSGLVSNNNNFDNFQLAKITGKKVNDLTGDGLSSDDTGLGGVTVNLYKDNASGVLVASTTTAADGTYSFDNLAPGTYCVQELVPAGSVQTAGNAGYTVTVGGTGVQSGGTATGNDFANFKQVTITGTKFTDITGNSFSSDDTPRAGVTINLYQNGNFVTSTVTGADGTYKFENLGPGTYFVQELVPAGATQTGGNAGYTIAATSGLVSNNNNFDNFYHGQITGKKVTDLTGNGLTSDDTGLGGVTINLYSGGSAAGAIVATTTTAANGTYSFSNLAPGTYFVQELVPAGYQQTAGNAGYVVVIGQGGVTSGGTSSGNDFANFQKITISGTKYNDITGNSFSADDTPLAGVTINLFKDGGTTPVATTVTGADGTYSFTDLAPGTYFVQELVPAGSVQTGGNAGYTIAATSGLNSTGNNFDNFKKVSITGTKVTDKTGNGFTSDDAGLGGITINLYSGTSTAGALVASTTTASNGTFSFSNLAPGTYFVQEVVPSGYVQTTGTSGYAVTVGGTGIQSGGTSANNNFANFQKVKITGTKFQDMDGCGFGSDDVVLGGVTIKLYSGTSTAGALVASTVTAANGTFSFEGLAPGTYFVQEVVPTGWTQTGGNAGYVVTVGGTGVQSGGTASGKNFDNYKKPNPGIDIEKTTNGPTNSNPVAPDYDNEDAVDGAGVPILTPGSSVTWTYKVTNTGDVAFTTSQIAIVDDNGTPGVTSDDLSIANGKITFLSVLTGDSDNLLEPGEVWLYKATGIVQDFSVPVSGSTVSFDFSGNSAVSGTAGNVRTFTSSGVSVNASAFSRDKTTGAWSTAYLGSYGGGLGVTDTSESGSSNSHTVDNSGRDNYVLFEFSENVVIDSAFLGYVVGDSDLTVWIGTKTGAFNSHLTLSDSVLASLGFTEVNLGGSSTRTANLNAALLAGNVLVIAAKTGDSDDNFKIETLCLQKVKPGVYENKATVTVPGASDSDLSHYKNPPAVVGGSISGTKYLDVSGNGLNKTAGTNSPADTPLAGVTIYLDLDNDGRLDVGEPETVTDANGNYLFTGLASKTYYVREVVPAGFVRTGPALSDNYAVAVSAGKSYTGYDFANAETCEDDTVTCVSFTIRHTDGTCETVTDLRGRTREGDLITVTFNVNVPAGQTHQITFVSYTAPGADFDANTASQQKIYDLDTDEFGPGYHTLTVRVPNCYYQVDFVCGFAIDKLGPANSNIFYTPQKRLVSADNGGAECCDNDGMISGYKFNDADADGVWDNGEKGLSGWVVYLDSNNNGYKDSWETATVTDANGYYKFNNLAAGNYRVREVQQSGWVQSAAPALVALTTGQNKTGVNFGNVAGSLVSGCDTASIDFWNCSSGQSLIKSLNGGSTKTALGTWLASNFSKLYGSSSSYNLSGKTNAQVASYFQTLAGKSDKLEAQILATALAVYVTDSDLAGGTYARNYGFKVTTTGIADEFYNIGTNGSLFGVANGGVRTVWQILVAANNSATSGLAWNGNSTARSAARTLFAGLNDVGGIG, encoded by the coding sequence ATGACGCCTACGTGGAAGACGTTCCTTTCGCGGCTCCACTCGACGATTTCCGGCACCGGGCGCCGCCCGATCCGGACGCGGCGCCCCAGGGCGCTCGCCATCGAGCAACTCGAGGACCGGTTGGTGCCCGCGTTCGCGCTACAGTTCAGCACCAACGGCGGCGCGACCTTCAGTGCCCCCGTTACCGACCAGGGCGTCGGTGACACCGACGCCCTGGTCGGCACCATCGGTGTGAACATCGGGGCCGTGACGATCGCGGCGTCGTCCCTGGGCTCGACCGGTACCGCGTCCACGACACTGAACCTGTCCGTCACGGGCGTCGCGGCGGCCAGCGCGCACGACATCATTGTTCGAGCGAGCCTCAGTGACCTCACCACGACTCCCGCGCCCCAAACGCTCGTTTACAGTTTCACCGGTTCGACCCCGAGCGGGGGAACCGTGACCTCGCAAACGTGGGTCGACGACAACAACGCGCTTTTCGGGATGACCGGCGACACGACCGGGGCCAAAACGATCCCGGCGAGCGGTTCGCTCGTGGTCAGCGATACGGTGCCCTACTCGGCAACGACGCAAATCCACCTCGTTTTCAAGAACACGTTCCCGATCAACCTGAGCCTGAACAACCTCAACACGATCACCGCGAGCCCGGAACAGAAGGCCGAGATCCACGGGACGAAGTTCGAGGACGTGAACGGCAACGGCGTCCGGGAAAGCAGCGAAGCGGGCCTGCAGGGTTGGACGATCCAGTTACTGGATACCAACGACAACGTACTGGCCACCACGCTCACCGCGGTCGACGGCTCGTACTCGTTCACCAACCTCACCCCGGGCATTTACCGGGTTCGCGAAGTGAACCAAGCCGGGTGGACCCAAATCACGGCGAACCCGGGCGACATCGGAACAGTCAGCGGCTCGAACATCACCGGTGTCGACTTCGGTAACTTCAAGAATATTACGATCGCGGGCACGAAGTACACGGACATCACCGGCAACAGCTTCAGCTCCGACGACACACCGCTCGCCGGGATCACCGTCAACCTGTTCAAGAACGGCGCCCTCGTCGCCACCACCACCACCGCCACCGACGGCACCTACTCGTTCGCGAACCAGGGACCGGGCAACTACTTCGTCCAGGAACTCGTGCCCACCGGGTATCAGCAGACCGGGGGTAACGCCGGGTACACCATCGTCGCCACCAGCGGCCTCGTCAGCAACAACAACAACTTCGACAACTTCCAACTCGCCAAGATCACCGGCAAGAAGGTCAACGACCTCACCGGCGATGGCCTCAGCTCCGATGACACCGGGCTCGGTGGCGTCACCGTCAACCTGTACAAGGACAACGCGAGCGGGGTACTCGTCGCCTCGACCACCACCGCCGCCGACGGAACCTACTCGTTCGACAACCTCGCACCCGGAACCTACTTCGTCCAGGAACTCGTGCCCGCCGGGTCCGTCCAGACCGCGGGCAACGCCGGGTACACCGTCACCGTCGGGGGCACCGGGGTCCAGAGTGGGGGAACCGCCACCGGCAACGACTTCGCCAACTTCAAACAGGTCACCATCACCGGGACCAAGTTCACCGACATCACCGGCAACAGTTTCAGCTCCGACGACACACCCCGCGCCGGCGTCACCATCAACCTGTACCAGAACGGAAACTTCGTCACCAGCACCGTGACCGGGGCCGACGGCACGTACAAGTTCGAGAACCTCGGACCGGGCACCTACTTCGTCCAGGAACTCGTGCCCGCGGGCGCCACACAAACCGGGGGCAACGCCGGGTACACCATCGCCGCCACCAGCGGCCTCGTCAGCAACAACAACAACTTCGACAACTTCTACCACGGCCAGATCACCGGCAAGAAGGTCACCGACCTCACCGGCAACGGCCTCACCAGCGACGACACCGGGCTCGGTGGCGTCACCGTCAACCTGTACAAGGCAACGTCCACACTCACTCTGATCGCGAGCACCGTGACCGCGGCCGACGGAACCTATTCCTTCGGGGATCTGGATCTGGGCACCTACTTCGTCCAGGAACTCGTCCCCAGCGGATACGTCCAGACCGGTGGAAACACGGGCTACACCATCACCGTCGGGCCCGGCGGCGTGGTCAGCGGGGGCACCTCCTCGGGCAACGACTTTGCCAACTTCCAGAAGGGATCGATCACCGGGACCAAGTACACGGACATCACCGGCAACGGGCTTTCGGGCGACGACACCGAACTCGGTGGTGTCACCATCAACCTCTATTCCGGCAACTCGACCGCGGGCACACTGGTCGCGAGTACCGTAACTGCGGCCAACGGCACGTACTCGTTTGGCGACCTCGCACCGGGTACCTACTTCGTCCAAGAACTCGTTCCCGCAGGTGCGACACAAACGGCCGGAAGCGCCGGCTATGTGGTGGTCATCGGACAAGGCGGCGTGGGCAGCGGGGGCACGTCTTCCGGTAACAACTTTGCGAACTTCTACCGCGGTCAGATCACCGGGACCAAGTACACCGACGTCACCGGGAACGGGATCACCGGCGACGACACCGGGCTCGGTGGCGTCACCATCAACCTGTACAAGGACAACGCCAGTGGCGCCCTGATCGCCACAACCACCACCGCTAGCGACGGCACCTACTCCTTCGGGAACCTGGATCTGGGCACCTACTTCGTCCAGGAAATCGTTCCCGCAGGCTCGACGCAGACCGCCGGCATTGCTGGGTACACCATCACCGTCGGGTCCGGGGGCGTGGCCAGCGGCGGAACTGCCACGGGCAACAATTTCGCCAACTTCAAGAACATAACGATCGCGGGCACGAAGTACACGGACATCACCGGCAACAGCTTCAGCTCCGACGACACACCGCTCGCCGGGATCACCGTCAACCTGTTCAAGAACGGCGCCCTCGTCGCCACCACCACCACCGCCACCGACGGCACCTACTCGTTCGCGAACCAGGGACCGGGCAACTACTTCGTCCAGGAACTCGTGCCCACCGGGTATCAGCAGACCGGGGGTAACGCCGGGTACACCATCGTCGCCACCAGCGGCCTCGTCAGCAACAACAACAACTTCGACAACTTCCAACTCGCCAAGATCACCGGCAAGAAGGTCAACGACCTCACCGGCGATGGCCTCAGCTCCGATGACACCGGGCTCGGTGGCGTCACCGTCAACCTGTACAAGGACAACGCGAGCGGGGTACTCGTCGCCTCGACCACCACCGCCGCCGACGGAACCTACTCGTTCGACAACCTCGCACCGGGAACCTACTGCGTCCAGGAACTCGTGCCCGCCGGGTCCGTCCAGACCGCGGGCAACGCCGGGTACACCGTCACCGTCGGGGGCACCGGGGTCCAGAGTGGGGGAACCGCCACCGGCAACGACTTCGCCAACTTCAAACAGGTCACCATCACCGGGACCAAGTTCACCGACATCACCGGCAACAGTTTCAGCTCCGACGACACACCCCGCGCCGGCGTCACCATCAACCTGTACCAGAACGGAAACTTCGTCACCAGCACCGTGACCGGGGCCGACGGCACGTACAAGTTCGAGAACCTCGGACCGGGCACCTACTTCGTCCAGGAACTCGTGCCCGCGGGCGCCACACAAACCGGGGGCAACGCCGGGTACACCATCGCCGCCACCAGCGGCCTCGTCAGCAACAACAACAACTTCGACAACTTCTACCACGGCCAGATCACCGGCAAGAAGGTCACCGACCTCACCGGCAACGGCCTCACCAGCGACGACACCGGGCTCGGTGGCGTCACCATTAATCTCTATTCCGGCGGCTCCGCCGCCGGCGCGATCGTTGCCACCACCACGACCGCAGCGAACGGCACCTACTCGTTCAGCAATCTCGCACCGGGTACCTACTTCGTCCAAGAACTCGTTCCCGCCGGGTACCAGCAGACCGCTGGGAACGCCGGGTACGTGGTGGTCATCGGACAGGGCGGCGTGACCAGCGGGGGCACGTCTTCGGGCAACGACTTCGCCAACTTCCAGAAAATCACGATCAGCGGGACCAAGTATAACGACATCACGGGTAACAGTTTCAGCGCCGACGATACCCCGCTCGCTGGCGTCACCATCAACCTGTTCAAAGACGGTGGCACCACGCCCGTCGCCACGACCGTGACCGGGGCCGACGGCACATACTCGTTCACCGACCTCGCCCCCGGTACCTACTTCGTCCAAGAACTCGTGCCCGCCGGGTCCGTCCAAACCGGGGGCAACGCGGGTTACACCATCGCCGCCACTAGCGGCCTGAACAGCACCGGGAACAACTTCGACAACTTCAAGAAGGTGTCCATCACCGGTACGAAAGTTACCGACAAGACGGGCAACGGGTTCACCAGTGACGACGCCGGGCTCGGCGGGATCACGATTAACCTGTACTCCGGCACCTCGACCGCGGGCGCGCTCGTTGCCAGCACGACGACCGCATCGAACGGTACGTTCTCGTTCAGCAATCTCGCACCGGGTACCTACTTCGTCCAGGAAGTCGTGCCCAGCGGCTACGTCCAGACCACCGGAACCAGCGGGTACGCCGTCACCGTAGGCGGCACCGGCATCCAGAGCGGCGGGACGTCGGCCAACAACAACTTCGCGAACTTCCAGAAGGTGAAGATCACCGGGACCAAGTTCCAGGACATGGACGGCTGCGGGTTCGGTTCGGACGACGTGGTGTTGGGCGGGGTTACGATCAAACTGTATTCCGGCACCTCGACCGCGGGCGCGCTCGTCGCCAGCACCGTGACCGCGGCCAACGGCACGTTCTCGTTCGAGGGCCTCGCACCCGGAACCTACTTCGTCCAGGAAGTAGTCCCGACCGGATGGACGCAAACCGGAGGTAACGCCGGGTACGTGGTCACCGTCGGCGGCACCGGGGTCCAGAGCGGCGGCACCGCGAGCGGCAAGAACTTCGACAACTACAAGAAGCCGAACCCCGGCATCGACATCGAGAAGACCACGAACGGGCCGACCAACAGCAACCCGGTCGCGCCTGACTACGACAACGAAGATGCCGTGGACGGCGCTGGCGTGCCGATTCTCACCCCGGGTTCTTCCGTCACCTGGACCTACAAGGTCACGAACACCGGCGACGTGGCGTTCACGACCAGCCAGATCGCCATCGTGGACGACAACGGGACGCCGGGCGTCACGTCCGACGATCTCTCGATCGCCAACGGGAAAATCACGTTCTTGAGCGTGCTGACCGGGGACTCCGACAACCTGCTCGAGCCGGGCGAGGTGTGGCTGTACAAGGCGACCGGGATCGTTCAGGACTTCTCGGTCCCGGTGTCCGGCTCGACCGTCTCGTTCGACTTCTCGGGCAACAGTGCCGTCAGCGGGACGGCCGGCAACGTCCGCACGTTCACTTCGTCTGGAGTGTCGGTCAACGCCAGTGCCTTCAGCCGCGACAAAACCACCGGCGCCTGGTCCACGGCGTACCTGGGCAGCTACGGCGGCGGCCTGGGCGTCACCGACACCAGCGAGAGCGGGAGCAGCAACTCCCACACGGTCGACAACAGCGGGCGCGACAACTACGTGCTGTTCGAGTTCTCCGAAAACGTCGTCATCGACTCGGCCTTCCTCGGCTACGTCGTGGGCGACAGCGACCTGACGGTCTGGATCGGTACGAAGACCGGCGCGTTCAACAGCCACCTCACGCTCAGCGACAGCGTGCTGGCGAGCCTCGGGTTCACCGAGGTCAACCTGGGCGGGTCGAGCACCCGGACCGCGAACCTGAACGCGGCCCTGCTCGCGGGCAACGTACTCGTCATCGCCGCCAAGACCGGCGACTCGGACGACAATTTCAAGATCGAGACGCTGTGCCTCCAGAAGGTCAAGCCCGGTGTTTACGAGAACAAGGCCACCGTTACGGTTCCCGGGGCCAGCGACAGTGACCTCAGCCACTACAAGAACCCGCCCGCGGTGGTGGGCGGGTCGATCAGCGGTACCAAGTACCTCGACGTGAGCGGCAACGGCCTGAACAAGACGGCCGGCACCAACTCCCCGGCCGACACGCCGCTCGCGGGCGTGACGATCTACCTCGACCTGGACAACGACGGCCGGCTCGACGTGGGCGAGCCGGAGACGGTGACCGACGCGAACGGGAACTACCTGTTCACGGGCCTGGCCTCGAAGACCTACTACGTCCGCGAGGTCGTACCGGCGGGCTTCGTTCGCACCGGCCCTGCGCTCTCGGACAACTACGCGGTGGCGGTCTCCGCGGGCAAGAGCTACACCGGGTACGACTTCGCCAACGCCGAGACGTGCGAGGACGACACCGTCACCTGCGTGTCGTTCACCATCCGCCACACGGACGGCACGTGCGAGACGGTCACCGATCTGCGCGGGCGCACCCGCGAGGGCGACCTGATCACCGTCACGTTCAACGTCAACGTCCCGGCTGGGCAGACGCACCAGATCACGTTTGTCAGCTACACCGCCCCGGGCGCGGACTTCGACGCGAACACGGCGAGCCAGCAGAAGATCTACGACCTGGACACCGACGAATTCGGCCCCGGGTATCACACGCTGACGGTCCGCGTCCCGAACTGCTACTACCAGGTCGACTTCGTCTGCGGGTTCGCGATCGACAAGCTCGGGCCGGCGAACAGCAACATCTTCTACACGCCGCAGAAGCGCCTGGTGAGCGCGGACAACGGCGGTGCGGAGTGCTGCGACAACGACGGCATGATCAGCGGGTACAAGTTCAACGACGCGGACGCCGACGGGGTGTGGGACAACGGCGAGAAGGGGCTGTCGGGCTGGGTCGTCTACCTCGACAGCAACAACAACGGGTACAAGGATTCGTGGGAAACCGCCACCGTCACCGACGCGAACGGGTACTACAAGTTCAACAACCTCGCCGCCGGGAACTACCGCGTCCGCGAGGTCCAGCAGTCCGGGTGGGTGCAGAGCGCGGCCCCGGCCCTCGTCGCCCTCACCACCGGTCAGAACAAGACCGGCGTGAACTTCGGGAACGTGGCCGGGAGCCTGGTGTCGGGTTGCGACACGGCCTCGATCGACTTCTGGAACTGCTCGAGCGGCCAGAGCCTGATCAAGTCGCTCAACGGCGGGTCCACGAAGACCGCCCTGGGCACCTGGCTCGCGAGCAACTTCTCGAAACTGTACGGGTCGTCGAGCAGCTACAACCTGAGCGGCAAGACGAACGCACAGGTCGCGTCCTACTTCCAGACCTTGGCCGGGAAGTCAGACAAGCTCGAGGCCCAGATCCTGGCGACCGCGCTGGCCGTGTACGTGACCGACTCCGACTTGGCCGGCGGAACCTACGCGCGGAACTACGGGTTCAAGGTCACCACCACCGGCATCGCCGACGAGTTCTACAACATCGGCACCAACGGCTCGCTCTTCGGGGTCGCGAACGGGGGCGTGCGGACCGTCTGGCAGATCCTCGTGGCGGCCAACAACTCCGCGACCAGTGGCCTCGCGTGGAACGGGAACTCGACGGCCCGCTCCGCGGCACGCACGCTGTTCGCCGGGCTCAATGACGTGGGCGGCATCGGGTAA
- a CDS encoding serine/threonine-protein kinase, with translation MALLTPERLADIDSLRTQFSSEEQLTTELVRRKWLTPLQGRWLLRGHGQRLFVGSYILVDRIGEGGMGQVFLAQHRSFGRSAAIKVLRPDRRDNRRGRARFLREMRALGRLDHPNVVHAYDAGLVGRACYLVMEYVPGPDLAQVLASGERLPIGHSCEYARQAALGLHHMHERGLIHRDIKPGNVSLAEGGRTVKLLDVGLVKERMNPDTDGEVLTQAGWLVGTADYAAPEQVLNARNVGRRSDQYSLGCTLYHLLAGEVPFPGSTPVARALRRVTENVRPIHDLRPDLPAGLSEVVGRLMSREPKGRFPSARAAADALAPFATPLVKAVAETTVHISTCPTLPTIDGVTATESELSTPHDAP, from the coding sequence TTGGCCCTGCTCACCCCCGAACGCCTCGCGGATATCGATAGTCTGCGCACGCAGTTCTCGTCTGAAGAGCAGCTCACCACGGAACTCGTCCGCCGTAAGTGGTTGACGCCGCTCCAGGGGCGCTGGTTGCTCCGCGGGCACGGGCAGCGGTTATTCGTTGGCTCCTACATCCTCGTCGATCGGATCGGTGAAGGCGGCATGGGGCAGGTATTCCTCGCCCAGCACCGCTCGTTCGGGCGTTCGGCGGCAATCAAGGTACTGCGCCCCGACCGTCGCGACAACAGACGCGGTCGCGCGCGTTTCCTGCGCGAAATGCGCGCACTCGGTCGCCTCGATCACCCGAACGTGGTTCACGCCTACGACGCGGGCCTCGTCGGGCGCGCCTGTTACTTGGTGATGGAGTACGTACCCGGGCCGGACCTCGCCCAAGTGCTTGCCTCCGGTGAGCGGCTCCCGATCGGGCACTCGTGCGAGTACGCGCGCCAGGCCGCGTTGGGGCTGCACCATATGCACGAGCGCGGGTTGATTCACCGCGACATCAAACCGGGGAACGTGAGCCTCGCCGAAGGCGGGCGGACCGTGAAACTGTTGGACGTGGGGCTGGTCAAGGAGCGGATGAACCCGGACACGGACGGCGAGGTGCTGACACAAGCCGGGTGGCTGGTCGGCACCGCGGATTACGCCGCGCCCGAGCAGGTGCTGAACGCCCGCAACGTGGGGCGCCGGTCGGATCAGTATTCACTGGGATGTACCCTCTACCACTTACTCGCCGGGGAAGTGCCGTTCCCCGGCAGTACGCCGGTCGCACGGGCCTTGCGGCGCGTGACCGAGAACGTGCGCCCGATTCACGACCTGCGCCCCGATTTGCCCGCGGGATTGTCGGAGGTCGTGGGGCGCCTGATGTCGCGCGAACCGAAGGGGCGGTTCCCGTCCGCGCGTGCTGCGGCCGACGCGCTCGCCCCGTTCGCGACTCCTCTCGTGAAGGCCGTGGCCGAAACGACGGTTCACATTTCGACGTGTCCCACGCTCCCCACGATCGATGGAGTCACGGCGACCGAGTCCGAGCTTTCTACCCCCCACGACGCACCGTGA
- a CDS encoding UDP-glucose dehydrogenase family protein produces MKVAIIGTGYVGLVTGTCLAESGNDVVCVDNNPKKITVLQQGGIPIYEPGLQELVARNARDGRLTFTTDLAAAVRAAQLVFIAVGTPQSDEGDADLTAVFAVADAIGEALKDVPPGPPGTRVVVTKSTVPVGTNAQVAERLGAKGCSHVDVASNPEFLKEGAAIEDFMKPDRVVVGARRPEAAEVLRELYAPFLRTERPFLVMTPESAEMTKYAANAMLATKISFINEMANLCDRLGADINDVRKGIGHDQRIGFQFLFPGPGYGGSCFPKDVEAIIAMGRRTDLPLELMRAVDAVNDAQKRVLFEKIRAHYGDELAGKTLALWGLAFKPRTDDIREAPALTLIDALLEAGAQVRVHDPEATANVRAIYGDKLHYADRPYGALEGADGLVVVTEWAEFRNPDFEVMKRLLAQRVIFDGRNVYDPRMLRQFGFTYYGIGRGARA; encoded by the coding sequence GTGAAAGTTGCGATCATCGGAACCGGGTACGTCGGCCTCGTCACGGGCACGTGTCTCGCGGAGAGCGGGAACGACGTGGTGTGCGTGGACAACAACCCCAAAAAGATTACGGTCCTACAGCAGGGCGGCATCCCGATCTACGAACCGGGGCTCCAAGAGTTGGTCGCGCGGAACGCGCGCGACGGGCGCTTGACATTCACGACCGATCTGGCCGCGGCGGTGCGCGCCGCCCAACTCGTGTTCATCGCGGTGGGGACGCCCCAATCCGACGAGGGCGATGCCGACCTGACGGCCGTGTTCGCGGTCGCGGACGCGATCGGCGAGGCACTTAAAGATGTGCCTCCCGGTCCGCCGGGAACCCGCGTCGTGGTCACCAAGAGCACGGTCCCGGTCGGGACCAACGCCCAGGTCGCCGAACGACTGGGGGCCAAAGGTTGCTCACACGTCGATGTGGCGAGCAACCCGGAGTTCCTCAAAGAGGGAGCCGCGATCGAGGACTTCATGAAGCCCGACCGCGTGGTCGTGGGGGCGCGCCGGCCCGAGGCGGCCGAGGTGCTCCGGGAGCTGTATGCCCCGTTCTTGCGCACCGAGCGCCCGTTCCTGGTGATGACCCCGGAATCGGCCGAGATGACGAAGTACGCGGCCAACGCGATGCTCGCGACCAAGATCAGCTTCATCAACGAGATGGCGAACCTGTGCGACCGACTCGGGGCCGACATCAACGACGTGCGCAAGGGCATCGGGCACGACCAGCGGATCGGCTTCCAGTTCCTGTTCCCCGGCCCCGGGTACGGCGGATCATGTTTCCCCAAGGACGTGGAGGCGATCATCGCAATGGGCCGACGAACCGACCTGCCGCTCGAACTGATGCGGGCCGTGGACGCGGTGAACGACGCACAGAAGCGAGTGCTCTTCGAGAAGATCCGCGCGCACTACGGTGACGAACTCGCGGGGAAGACGTTGGCCCTGTGGGGGCTGGCGTTCAAGCCCCGGACCGATGACATCCGCGAGGCGCCGGCCCTAACGCTCATCGACGCACTGCTCGAAGCAGGTGCACAGGTCCGCGTCCACGACCCGGAAGCGACCGCCAACGTGCGCGCGATTTACGGCGACAAGTTGCACTACGCGGACCGGCCTTATGGGGCGCTGGAGGGCGCGGACGGGCTAGTGGTCGTGACCGAGTGGGCCGAGTTCCGCAACCCGGACTTCGAGGTGATGAAGCGTCTCCTGGCCCAGCGCGTGATCTTCGACGGCCGAAACGTGTACGACCCCCGAATGCTCCGACAGTTCGGATTCACCTACTACGGCATCGGGCGCGGGGCGCGCGCGTAG
- a CDS encoding endonuclease/exonuclease/phosphatase family protein, whose product MRRRFIAIGGWGCLVLALSLWGVLRCADSWPPATVVMFAPLYLVALLPGALLVVAAVFHRRALRPLVPAFVVTIGPVAGFCVPWNSASGGDVPAGLRLRVLTCNAHYSRVPAAPLDNLVTETRPDVVLLQEWNSKNRSEVLTGPEWHIHRDSGHFLASRYPIRRVEPLGNRSAGTQGSVTRYILGARSESVVLFSIHLASPRDGLSEVAKGDAFGMDNILANSELRWIQSRNLADWAGRVEGPVVLAGDFNTPPHSDIFRQVWNGYENAFTSAGWGWGYTFIVRGAAVRIDHILVGGGGRAIACWVGPNIGSPHRPVIADLAWPGGESKVQ is encoded by the coding sequence TTGCGCCGGCGATTCATTGCGATCGGCGGGTGGGGGTGCCTCGTTTTGGCACTGAGCTTGTGGGGCGTTTTGCGGTGCGCGGACTCGTGGCCCCCGGCCACGGTCGTGATGTTCGCCCCGCTTTACCTCGTGGCGCTTCTTCCCGGTGCTCTCCTCGTTGTTGCGGCGGTCTTTCACCGCCGGGCACTGCGACCGCTCGTCCCCGCGTTCGTCGTAACTATTGGCCCAGTAGCGGGATTCTGTGTTCCGTGGAACAGCGCGAGCGGGGGTGATGTGCCGGCCGGTTTGCGCCTCCGTGTACTCACGTGTAACGCCCACTACTCGCGGGTGCCGGCCGCGCCGTTGGATAACCTTGTTACAGAAACTCGGCCCGATGTTGTGCTCCTCCAGGAATGGAACTCGAAGAACCGATCCGAGGTGTTGACCGGTCCCGAGTGGCACATCCACCGCGACAGCGGACACTTTTTGGCGAGCCGGTATCCCATTCGCCGGGTCGAACCGCTCGGGAATCGGTCCGCCGGGACTCAGGGGTCTGTTACACGATATATACTGGGCGCGCGTTCAGAATCTGTTGTCCTTTTCAGTATCCACTTGGCCAGCCCACGCGACGGGTTGAGTGAGGTGGCAAAGGGTGACGCATTTGGTATGGATAACATTCTTGCGAATAGTGAGTTGCGCTGGATTCAATCGCGGAATTTAGCGGATTGGGCCGGGCGGGTAGAAGGCCCGGTCGTCCTCGCGGGTGACTTCAACACCCCTCCACATAGTGACATTTTCCGCCAGGTGTGGAACGGGTACGAGAACGCTTTTACGTCGGCCGGGTGGGGGTGGGGATACACGTTCATCGTGCGCGGTGCGGCGGTCCGGATCGATCACATTCTCGTTGGCGGGGGCGGGCGCGCGATCGCGTGTTGGGTCGGCCCGAACATCGGGTCGCCACACCGTCCGGTGATCGCGGATCTTGCTTGGCCGGGCGGCGAATCAAAAGTACAGTAG